The sequence CGTGAACCCCCCAGTCCATCAGGGGCGAGGCCACCGCCGCGGCGGCGCCGAGCCCGAAGATGTCGGGGAGGAAGAAGAGGCCCGCCCCGGTGACGAGGGCCGCCCCGAAGAAGGCCCCGCTCCCGCCCGGCGCGGGCAGGCGCCGGCGGCGCAGGAAGATCAGGATGGCGACCACGATGGTCCAGATCATCCGCCAGAAGCCCTTGTCCTGCCGGTCGTCGTCGAGGGCGGCGGCGGCGTCGAGGACCCCGTGGCCGTACTTCGAGTCCTTCGCGGTGCGGCCGTGGACCTTGCGCGCCGACTCGAAGAGGGCCTCCTCGACCGCGGACGGCGTGGTCGTGCCCTGCGCCATCACCAGGGCGGCCGCCGCGGCGACGTGGGGCGTCGCCATGGAGGTGCCCTGGAAGAACTCGTAGCGCCCGCGGCTCGGATCGTTCTGCTCGATGGTGTTCTGCAGGACTCCGTCGGGCTTGCCGTCCTTGTTCTGGTCGACGTTCTTGTCCCCGCCCGGCGCCGCGAGGTCGACCTCCTTGCCCCAGGAGGAGTAGGGCGCGAGCTGGTCGTCGAAGCGGGTCGCGCTCACGCCGATGACCCCGGGATAGGCGGCCGGGTAGGAGACCCGCCCGGTGCCGGCGTTCCCGGCGGCGGCCACCACCACCACGCCCTTCTTGCGGGCGTAGGCGACGGCGTTGGCCATCATCTGGGAGTAGCCCCCGCCGCCCAGGCTCATGTTGATGACCTGCGCGCCGTTGTCGGCCGACCAGCGGATGGCGTCCGCGATGTCGGCGGTGGTGCCTCCGCCGCTGGCCGAGAGCACCTTCACCGGCATCAGGGTGGCCTCGAAGGCCAGGCCGGTGACGCCGGTGGCGTTCCCGGTCACCTGGGCGATCGTGCCGGCGACGTGGGTGCCGTGACCGTGATCGTCCAGGGCCTCCTCGCGATCGTTCACGAAGTCGTAGCCCTTCACGAACTTCGCGCCCTTCAGGTCCTCGACCTGCTTGAAGCGATCCCCGAAGTCCCGGTAGGCGATGCCGGTGTCGATCACCGCGACGGTGACGCCCTTGCCCCGGCTCTGGTCCCAGGCCTCCCTGGCCCGGACCTTGTCCATGTGCCACTGGTACTTGAAGTCCGGGTCGTCCGGCTCGTAGAGCGCCCGGTAGACGTAGAGGGGCTCGGCGGTCTCGACCTCGGGGTGCTGGCGGATCTGCGCCAGCGCCGCGCCGAGATCGCCGGCCACGGCGCCGATGGTGATCGCGCTGTCCTCACCCTCGACCGAGTTGAGGGAGAGATCGACGCCCCAGGCCTTCTCCCAGGTTTCCACCTCCTCGGCGGTGGTGCCGTCCACGAAGTCGACGGCGATCCAGCCCTCCTGCGTCAGGGCCCCCGGCAGGCTCTCGCTCTGGCGCACCTCGTCCTCGGCGCCGGCGCAGCCCCCCAGGGCGAGGGCGCAGGCGGCGACTCCGGCCAAGATCTTCGAGTTCATGCGGACCTCCTCGGCAGGGCACACCGGGATTGTGTTCGGCCACTGGCACTGGATACGTCGGGATCCCCCGCAGGATCTGACGTCCCGCGGGTCCCCTGGAGGCTCGGACACCGGCGCCACGGCTCTCGTTTCACAACCATCGTGGCATACCGGCGATTCCCTCGCCAAGCGGCGGCTTCCCCGGGGGCCTAGAAGAGGTCGATATCCACCCTCAGGACCGCATCCAGGGTCATCTCCACGGTCTGGAGGGGAGTGGTCGCCGGCACGAGGGTGGCCGTGAAGGCCAGGTCACCGCCCCCGAGGTAGGCCTTCAGCTCCACCTCGGCCGGCTGGAGATCGGCCCGCTTCACCGCCCCGGGCCGGGTGAGGCGGCCGAGCTCGACCGTGGGCTGCCCGCTGGCCGAGGCCGAGAGGACCAGGCTCTCGATGAAGGAGAGATCGCAGCCGGCCAGCAGCTCGCAGCTCGGCGAGTCGTGGGTCAGGGTGAGCTCGCTGACCGTCACGGAGTCGACGTCGCTCTCGTCCACCCCCTGGTCGCCGATCTCCCGGGAGAGCTCGCTGCCGGCGCCCGGAAGGCTGCCGCCCCCTCCCCCGCTCAGGCCCCCGGCGACCTGCACCGGGATGCTGAAGGGCACGTGGATGACGTCGGGCGGGTTGGCGCAGGCCACCCCGAGGAGTGCGGGTGCGGCGAGCAGCAGGCAGAGGGCGAGGTGGGTGCGGGCCATGCCCGGAAGGGTATCAGGCCGTGGCCTCGGCCAGCACCCTCCAGAGCTCGTCCTTGCCGGTGCCCTTCTCGCTCGAGACGCCCACCACCGGCAGCCCCAGCTCCTGCTTGAGCTTCTTCACTGCCGTCGCCTGCTTGTTCCGCGGCAGCTTGTCGAGCTTCGTCGCCACGACCTGCATCGGCCGCCCGAGGGCCGTCAGCCACTCGATCATCTGGCGGTCGAGGGCGCTGGGGGGGTGGCGCGCGTCCACGAGGCAGACCACGAGCCGCAGGTCGTCGCGCTCGGTGACGTAGCGCTCGATCATCTTCCCCCAGGCCGCCCGCTCGGACTTCGAGACCTTGGCGAAGCCGTAGCCGGGGAGATCACAGAAGCGCAGCCGGCTGCTGCCCGCCTGGATCTCGATGAAGCCCAGCGCCCGGGTCTTGCCCGGCTTGCTGCTCGTCTTGGCCAGCGCCTTGCGCCCGAGGAGGGCGTTGATCAGGGACGACTTGCCGACGTTCGAGCGCCCGGCGAAGGCGATCTCCGGCAGGGGCTCCTTCGGCCACGACTTGGAGTCGGTGGCCGCGAGGAGGAAGCGGGCGTCGTGGACCTTCATCGGCCCTTGCCGGCCCCGGCCAGGGCTTCGAGCGCCTGGCCGATCTCGGCATCCTTCGCCGGGTGACCCCAGGCCTCCTCGCCCTCGAGGCCGATCACCTTCGAGCCGCGGACCGCCACCTGCAGGAGCAGGACGCCGAGCACGAAGAGGGCGAGGCCGAGGGTCAGCGGCACGAGGCCCGCGAGGTGGACCACGCCCACCACGAGCTCGTGCTGACGCTCGATGCCGAGGAGCTCGATCGCGATGGGATCGTCCCGGTTCGGCCCGTCGAACTCGGGGTTCTGCTCGAAGACCCAGAAGGCCTCGACGGGCTTCTCGTCCACCAGGCGCTCGATCCACACCGCGGGGCCGGCGCCCTCGAAGTCCTCGGTGTGGGTGCGGACCCGGTAGATCGACCCGGTCTCCGGGTGGCTCAGCGACTCGCGAGGGACCAGCGAGGCCTCCTCGACCTTGCCCGCCGGGCCGGTCAGCCGCAGGCGGTAGCGGTCGCCGCCGTCGGCCTGCCGGGTGGTGCGCGGCTCGAACCAGGTGGTGCCGACGCGCAGGGGCTGGGTCGGGCTGAGCTCCACCGTCTGGCCGGTGCCGGCGACGGTGACCTCGGCCCGATCACCCGCCGCGGCGACCGAGTTCACCTCGAGGTGGACCGGCGAGGCCCGGCGCGTGGGCTGGCCCTCCTTCCCCGGGACCAGCACCTGCAGGGCGGCCTGCTCGGGGACGAGGATCATCTCGCCGAGGATCGTGCCGCCCACCGCCTGGACGACGCCGACGGAGAAGACGACGCCGCCGAGGAGCAGCACCAGCACCGCCGCCCGGTAGAGCGCCGAGGGCACCAGGAGGGCGAGCCGCCCTCCCCCCTCGGCGAGGCGGGCGTCGCCACCGAGGCGCGCGACGGCCGCCATCACCCGCTCCCGGTCGAGGGCGCCGAGCTTCTTGCGGGCGAGCTCACTGCGGCCCCCCGGCCGCAGGCCCCACCAGGGGCTGCGCTCGATGAGGAGGGCGGCGGCGGAGGCCACGGTGGCCACCGGCAGGAAGACCATCCACCAGGCCGTCCAGGGAGCGTGCAGCCCGAGGAGGGCGTCGATCCGGGCCATGAGCGGATCGCTCTCTCCGGAGACCATCCGCCACACCTCGCCCCCGCCTCCGGAGACCCAGAGGGAGAGGCCGAGGCCAGCGAGGGTGGCCGCCGCCAGCCCCAGGAGGGTCGCGGGCGTGGTGAGGAGCGCCCAGCCCTCGCTGGCGAGACCGAGGACCTGCTCGGTGGGGGTCGCGGTTGCAGCTTCGGGTGCAGGCTTCTTCATTGCTCTTCGGGCCAGTGGCGGATGCGCTGGCGGGCCTCCTCGAAGTCGAAGGCGCGCAGGGAGGGACCGTCGACGTGGCAGCGCTGGCAGTCCTCGGCCTTGGGCTGGCGCAGGCCGGTCAGCCGGGCCAGCTCCGGATCGCGCATCACGTAGCTCCGGGCGTAGTAGGTCCCCTCCCCGTGGCAGCTCTCGCACTGCACGCCCGTGAGCCCCTCGACGTCGTGGGGGGTGTGGCAGGTCTGGCAGCGGGGGTCGGCCTTCTGCGCCAGCGTGAGCCGGTCGGCGGCCCGCGCGTGCGGCCCCTTCTTCCAGGTGGAGAAGGCCGTGTCATGACAGGTCGCGCAGCCCTCCGCCCCCATGGGCTCGTCGGCCCGGGCGCCGCTCTGGCCCAGGAGCGCCACGATCAGCGCGAGGAGGGCCAGCCCGGTCAGCGGGAGGGTGGTGCCAGGGGTTCTGGGGCGATTCGAGGCCACGCGCCGCATAAAGCATGGCGCCATTTGGCCGGTCAAGGCGCGGCCCTTTGACAGGGCGGGGCCTTTTGACGCCTACTCGCTCCTCAGGAGGATGGGAGCGGCCCAAAAGAGCGGGAGCGTCCGGATCGGGCTCACCGGTGGCATCGGCTCGGGCAAGAGCACGGTGGCCCGCCTCCTCGCGGAGCGCGGAGCGGCACACATCGACGCCGATCAGCTCGCCCGGGAGGTCGTCGAGCCGGGGCAGCCGGCCCTGGCCGAGATCGTCGAGGCCTTCGGCCCGGTGGTGGTGGACGCCGGCGGCCGGCTGCGCCGGGACGTCCTCGGGGCCCGGGTCTTCGCCGATCCGCAGGCCCGCGCCCGCCTCGAGGCCATCACCCACCCGCGGATCCGCGAGCTGGCGGCGGCGCGCATGCGCGAGGCGGAGGCCGCCGGCCACCGCCACATCGTCTACGAGGCGGCGCTCCTGGTGGAGGTCGGGCTGGCGGCGACCTTCGACCACCTGGTGGTGGTGAGCGCCGACGAGGCCACCCAGATCGAGAGGGTCATGGCCCGGGACGGCTGCAGCGAGGCCGAGGCTCGCGCCCGAATCGCGGCGCAGCTGCCCCTGGCCCAAAAGGTCGCGGTGGCCGATACCGTGGTGGACAACACCGGAACCCCCGAGGAGACTGCGCGCCAGGTCGACGCCCTCCTCGCCCGTCTGGAGACCCCATGAGCCCGACGACCAAGCCGAGCGCCAAGAAGACCACGAAAAGGACCACCAAGAGGGCGCCGAAGAAGCACGGCTCGACCCGCAAGCCGCGACGCGTCTACTTCGTCACCGGCTACCCCGGCTTCATCGGCAAGCGGCTGGTGACCGCGCTGGCCGAGCGGGAGGCCTCCGCCAAGATCTACGTCCTGGTCCAGGAGAAGTTCGAGAAGGACGCCAAGGCCTACGTCGCCCCCCTGGCACGCAAGCCGGGCGCCGCGGAGGTGGAGATCCTCGTCGGAGACATCGTCGACATGGATCTGGGGCTCTCGGGGGAGGAGTACAAGCGCCTGGTCGAGGAGGTCACCGACATCTTCCACCTGGCGGCGATCTACTACCTGGGCGTCCACAAGGAGCAGGCCCGCCGGGTGAACGTCGGCGGCACCCGGCGGATGCTCGAGGTCGCCCGCGAGATGAAGCGCCTTCGTCGCTTCAACCACATGTCGACGGCCTGGGTCTGCGGTGACCGCGAGGGCGTGATCCTCGAGGACGAGCTGCAGATGGGTCAGCGCCACCGCAACGCCTACGAGGAGACGAAGTACGAGGCCGAGGTGATCGTGCGGGACGCGATGAGCGAGCTGCCGATCACGATCTACCGGCCCAGCATCGTGGTGGGCGACTCGAAGACCGGCGAGATCGATCGCTTCGACGGCCCCTACTACCTGGGCATCCTCCTGGTGACCTCGCCGCTGGCGGTCCCCCTCCCCCTGCCCGGGAACGGCAACGCGCCGCTGAACCTGGTGCCGGTGGACTACGTCGTCGGCGCCATGCTCGTGGTCGGCGACGACCCCCGGGGGGAGGGCCAGACGCTGCACCTGGTCGACCCCAACCCCCTCTCCGGCCGCCGGATCTACGAGATGATCGCCGAGCTGGCGGGCAAGCGGCTGCCGAGGGTCACCCTCTCCTTCCGCCTCACCGACACCCTGATGCGCATCCCGGGCCTCGAGCGGCTGATCCGCCAGCAGCGGCAGGCCGTGCAGTACGTGAACCACCTGGTGATCTTCAACAACCACCAGGCCCTCGAGCTCCTGGACGGCACCGGCGTGCGCTGCCCGCCGATCTCCGCCTACCTGCCCCGCCTCGTGGACTACGTCCGCCAGTACTACCGGAGCCGCCCCTCCGGCGAGGCCGACGAGGTGGAGGATCCCCTCGACTAGGCGGAGGCGATGACCCGCTGCTCGAGGAGCTGGACCAGGATCCGGCAGGTGTCCATCCGGCTCATCCCCGAGAGGGCGAAGAGCTCCTCGTAGGTCACCTGCCCGTCGATCTGGGCGAGGACGAAGCCCGCCCGGTGGTCGAGGTTGAGCCACACCACCTCGTCGGGATCGATGAGCACCCGGGGGCAGCGCTCGATCGGGCCGAGCTTCGATTCCCACATCTGCAGGAGGGTCGACTCGCAGCGTTCCCGCAGCTCGATCGCCGTGACGTTCTCCGGGTTGATCAGGAGGACGCGCCCCACGATCTCGAGCGCTCCCGAGAAGTCGGCCAGGGCGATGAGCTCCTGGGCTCCCTCCATCAGGTGGGCCAGATCCTCCTCGGAGATCCCGCCCTCGTCGTCATCGTCGTCGTCCTCGACCGACGGATCCGGCGCCGCGGCGGCAGCCTCGTCGCTCTGGATCATCTTCAGGCCCGGGGCCGAGGGGTCCCCGGACTCGTTGATCAGCACCTCCCCCTCCCCCGCCGGGGAGTCCCACGAGCTGCCGTGCCAGGAGGCCGGCTCCTGCAGCCTCCACTCCGGCTCCTCGCCCTCCACCGGCGGCGCCGCCGGTGGGGGTGGGCCGGCCTGGAGTGACGGGTCCTCCCAGGGATCCCAGTCCTCCCCCCCGGAGGCCTGCCGGAGCGCGTCGTCGGAGAGCGGCTCCGAGGAGAAGACGTGGTCCCGCGGAGGCGCCGCCTCGACGGGAGGCGGCAGCGGTGCGGGCGGCGGGGGCGCGATCTCGACGGGGGGCGGCACCGGCTCGGGGACGGACTCGGGGACGCACTGGGCCCAGGCAGAGGCCAGCGCCGCCGGCGGATCGAGGGGTGCCGACGGCCCGGGGCCCGCGGGGGGGGACCCGGGCGCCGCGCCGACGGGTTGTCCCCAGGCATCGTCGATCGCCGCGGACCAGTCCCCCTCCAGCGCCGGACCGGAGTCCGGCGGCGGCACCGGGGTCGCCGGCTCTCCGAAGCCCCAGGGGCGGGCGCCGGCCGCCGCCAGCGGCGGCAGCTCGTCGGCCTCTCCCGGGAAGAGGCGGGTCAGGAGGGCCCGGGCCGGGATCGAGCCCGGATCGGCGTCGAGGATCGCTCGCAGCGCCTCCCGGGCGGAGGAGGCATCGCCGGCTGCGTGAGCGTCGTTGGCCTGGGAGAGGAGGCGCTGAAGCTCGGTGGGGTCCACGATCGTAGTTGCGAGCTAGCCGCCTCTCATCCGGCTCAGGACACCCTTGAAGAGGGTGACCGTGCGCTCCAGCGACTCCTTCGACTTCTCGATGGCAGGAAGGTCCCGCGCCTCCACCGCAGCCCGGGCCCGCTCGAGGGCGGCCCGCGCCTTCTTCACCGCGTCGGTACCGAAGTCGGTACCCCTCACCGCGTCCTCGACCTGCGGGAAGAGCCGCTCGATCTCACGAGCCAGGCGCTCCATGTCGGTCTTGCTCGCCTCGAAGCGCTCGTCCTCGCGCGCCTCGAGCATGAAGTCCGCGTTGCGATCGACGATGTCCCGCAGCTCGTCCTCACTGAGGCCGTGGGTCGCGGTCACGGTGATGGCCTGCTGCAGCCCCGTCTCCGAGTCCCGGGCCTTCACACTGACGATGCCGTCGGCCGAGATCTCGAAGGTGACGTCGATCTCCACCTCGCCGCGCGGCGCCGCGCGCAGGCCGGTGAGCATGAACTCGCCGAGGAGCTCGTTCTCCGCGGCCAGCTCGCTCTCGCCCTGCAGGACGAGGATCTTCACGTTGGTCTGTCCGTCGCTGACGGTGGTGAAGGTGTGGGTGGCGCTGGTGGGGACCGTGGTGTTCTTCGAGATGAGCACCTGGAAGTAGCCGCCGACGATCATGATGCCGAGGCTCATCGGCGTGACGTCGAGGAGGAGCATCTCGCTGGCGCCGGTGTCCTCGACCAGCAGGCTGCCCTGGATGGCCGCGCCGAGGGCCACCACCTCGTCGGGGTGGACGCCCTTGGAGGGATCCTTGCCGAAGATCTCCTTCACCCGCTTCTGGATGCGCGGCATCCGGGTCTGACCCCCGACGAGCAGCACCTCGTCGAGGTCCTCCTTGGAGAGGCCGGCCTCCTTGAGGGTGCGCTCACAGAGGACGAGGCTGCGCTCGATCAGGTCGTCGACCAGATCCTCGAGCTTCTCCCGGCTCAGCGAGCGCTGGAGGTGGAGGGCGTCGTCCTGGCCAGTGGAGTAGATGAAGGGGAGGTTGATCTCGGCGCTCGTGGCCGACGAGAGCTCGCACTTGGCCTTCTCGGCCACGTCCTTGAGCCGCTGCAGGGCCATCTTGTCCTTGCGCAGGTCGACCCGGTGCTCCTTGGCGAAGTTGAAGACCAGCCACTCGATGATCCGCTCGTCGAAGTCCTCGCCGCCCAGGAAGGAGTCTCCCGCGGTCGCCACGACGTCGAAGACCCCACCGGAGATCTGCAGGATCGAGATGTCGAAGGTGCCGCCCCCCATGTCGAAGACGGCGATCTTCCGCTCGAGCTCCTTGCCGAAGCCGTAGGCGAGCGCCGCGGCGGTGGGCTCGTTGATGATCCGGATGACCTCCAGGCCGGCGATCTTCCCCGCGTCCTTCGTCGCCTGACGCTGGGCGTCGTTGAAGTAGGCGGGGACCGTGACCACCGCCTTGTGCACCGAGTCCTCCATGGCGGCCTCGGCCACCCGGCGCATCTCGGTGAGGATCTGGGAGGAGATCTCGGGGATGGCGAGGATCTCGTCGCCGATCCGCACCCGGATGTCTCCGGTGGGCCCCTCCACCAGCACGTAGGGGACGGACTCGGCCGCCCGCACCCGCGCCTCGCTGTCCCACTTGCGGCCGATGAGGCGCTTGATGGCGTGGACCGTCCCCTCGGCGTTGGTCACGGCCTGCCGCTTGGCGATGTGCCCCACCACCCGCTTGCCGTTCTTGGCGACCGCGAACATCGAGGGGGTGGTCTTGTAGCCTCCCCGGTTGGCGAAGACCGTCGGCACACCGTCGACCACGGCTGCCACGCAGCTGTTGGTCGTCCCCAGATCGATGCCGATGATTCTCTCCATGCCTTCGGTCCTAGAAGAGGGTCCAGCGTAGCTTCTTCAGCGCTTCCTTGGCTTCGTCGGCGGTCTCGTCCAGATCCACCGCCTGCTCGAAGGCCTTCTTGGCCTTCGACTTCTCCCCGAGCTGGACCAGGACCCTCCCGTAGAGGGTCCAGCCCTCCACGGAGTGGCGGTCCAGATACGTCACCTTCTGGGCCATCCCCAGCACAGTATCCGGTTTGGCTCCTCTCGCCAGAAGAAAGCGGACGAGGGTGAGGAGGGTGTTCGAGCCTGCGGGGTCGGCCTTCACCGCCTCCCGCAGCAGCTCCTCGGCCTCCTGCAGGTTGCCCAGCGCCTCGGCCGAGCGCGCCCGGTCGAGGAGATCCTCCGCGCGGGTGGAGGCGGAGAGGGCGTCGGCCTCCTCCAGGAGAGCCTCCATGGCCTCGTTGCCGGGATCGTAGGTCAGGGCCAGGCGGTAGAGGTTGGCCGCCTGGCGCCAGTCCTCCTTGCTCGCGGCCTTCCGGGCCTCGTTGGCGAACTGCGTCGCCTTGCGCTTGCGCTCACCGAGCGGCGCCCGCTTGCGCAGGCGCTCGCGGCGCTCGACCTTGCGGCGCTCGTCGCGCAGCTTCTTCTCCTGCGCCTCCTCGAGCGCCTCGAGCTCCTCGAACGTGAGGGGGAACTCGGTCTTGCGGTCGTACTCGGCGCGGCGCTGAGCGTTCGAGAGGGTCTCGTAGGCGTCCCGGATGCGCTGCACCACCCGGTCGAGGCGCTCGGCGAAGGAGCCCATCTCCTTGCCGTAGAAGCGGTCGGGGTGGAGGCGCCGGACGAGGGCGAAGTAGGCCTTCTGGATCTCGTCCTTGGTCGCCGTGGGCCGGAGGCCCAGCACCTCGTAGTGGTGCCACTTCCCGGCCATGTCCTCCCGGTAGAGCAGCTCCTTCTTGATCTCCTCCGGGAGGTCGGTCGCCTCGGCCAGGGCGGCCCGGTCGAAGTCGTGGGCCTCCATCCCGCCGGCGCCGGCGACCTCGGAGGGACCGACGACGACGCCCCGC is a genomic window of Deltaproteobacteria bacterium containing:
- the dnaK gene encoding molecular chaperone DnaK, translating into MERIIGIDLGTTNSCVAAVVDGVPTVFANRGGYKTTPSMFAVAKNGKRVVGHIAKRQAVTNAEGTVHAIKRLIGRKWDSEARVRAAESVPYVLVEGPTGDIRVRIGDEILAIPEISSQILTEMRRVAEAAMEDSVHKAVVTVPAYFNDAQRQATKDAGKIAGLEVIRIINEPTAAALAYGFGKELERKIAVFDMGGGTFDISILQISGGVFDVVATAGDSFLGGEDFDERIIEWLVFNFAKEHRVDLRKDKMALQRLKDVAEKAKCELSSATSAEINLPFIYSTGQDDALHLQRSLSREKLEDLVDDLIERSLVLCERTLKEAGLSKEDLDEVLLVGGQTRMPRIQKRVKEIFGKDPSKGVHPDEVVALGAAIQGSLLVEDTGASEMLLLDVTPMSLGIMIVGGYFQVLISKNTTVPTSATHTFTTVSDGQTNVKILVLQGESELAAENELLGEFMLTGLRAAPRGEVEIDVTFEISADGIVSVKARDSETGLQQAITVTATHGLSEDELRDIVDRNADFMLEAREDERFEASKTDMERLAREIERLFPQVEDAVRGTDFGTDAVKKARAALERARAAVEARDLPAIEKSKESLERTVTLFKGVLSRMRGG
- the yihA gene encoding ribosome biogenesis GTP-binding protein YihA/YsxC encodes the protein MKVHDARFLLAATDSKSWPKEPLPEIAFAGRSNVGKSSLINALLGRKALAKTSSKPGKTRALGFIEIQAGSSRLRFCDLPGYGFAKVSKSERAAWGKMIERYVTERDDLRLVVCLVDARHPPSALDRQMIEWLTALGRPMQVVATKLDKLPRNKQATAVKKLKQELGLPVVGVSSEKGTGKDELWRVLAEATA
- the coaE gene encoding dephospho-CoA kinase (Dephospho-CoA kinase (CoaE) performs the final step in coenzyme A biosynthesis.); the protein is MGAAQKSGSVRIGLTGGIGSGKSTVARLLAERGAAHIDADQLAREVVEPGQPALAEIVEAFGPVVVDAGGRLRRDVLGARVFADPQARARLEAITHPRIRELAAARMREAEAAGHRHIVYEAALLVEVGLAATFDHLVVVSADEATQIERVMARDGCSEAEARARIAAQLPLAQKVAVADTVVDNTGTPEETARQVDALLARLETP
- a CDS encoding S8 family peptidase, whose product is MNSKILAGVAACALALGGCAGAEDEVRQSESLPGALTQEGWIAVDFVDGTTAEEVETWEKAWGVDLSLNSVEGEDSAITIGAVAGDLGAALAQIRQHPEVETAEPLYVYRALYEPDDPDFKYQWHMDKVRAREAWDQSRGKGVTVAVIDTGIAYRDFGDRFKQVEDLKGAKFVKGYDFVNDREEALDDHGHGTHVAGTIAQVTGNATGVTGLAFEATLMPVKVLSASGGGTTADIADAIRWSADNGAQVINMSLGGGGYSQMMANAVAYARKKGVVVVAAAGNAGTGRVSYPAAYPGVIGVSATRFDDQLAPYSSWGKEVDLAAPGGDKNVDQNKDGKPDGVLQNTIEQNDPSRGRYEFFQGTSMATPHVAAAAALVMAQGTTTPSAVEEALFESARKVHGRTAKDSKYGHGVLDAAAALDDDRQDKGFWRMIWTIVVAILIFLRRRRLPAPGGSGAFFGAALVTGAGLFFLPDIFGLGAAAAVASPLMDWGVHAFGASAHANPLTWSAAFPVVLTLLLYQRRALRPLLAGVAAGTAGFLLHGLFAGQADVVFLPGRLLDIGWLAANAAVAFLLGWSMMRKAAE
- a CDS encoding SDR family oxidoreductase → MSPTTKPSAKKTTKRTTKRAPKKHGSTRKPRRVYFVTGYPGFIGKRLVTALAEREASAKIYVLVQEKFEKDAKAYVAPLARKPGAAEVEILVGDIVDMDLGLSGEEYKRLVEEVTDIFHLAAIYYLGVHKEQARRVNVGGTRRMLEVAREMKRLRRFNHMSTAWVCGDREGVILEDELQMGQRHRNAYEETKYEAEVIVRDAMSELPITIYRPSIVVGDSKTGEIDRFDGPYYLGILLVTSPLAVPLPLPGNGNAPLNLVPVDYVVGAMLVVGDDPRGEGQTLHLVDPNPLSGRRIYEMIAELAGKRLPRVTLSFRLTDTLMRIPGLERLIRQQRQAVQYVNHLVIFNNHQALELLDGTGVRCPPISAYLPRLVDYVRQYYRSRPSGEADEVEDPLD
- a CDS encoding multiheme c-type cytochrome, translating into MASNRPRTPGTTLPLTGLALLALIVALLGQSGARADEPMGAEGCATCHDTAFSTWKKGPHARAADRLTLAQKADPRCQTCHTPHDVEGLTGVQCESCHGEGTYYARSYVMRDPELARLTGLRQPKAEDCQRCHVDGPSLRAFDFEEARQRIRHWPEEQ
- a CDS encoding DnaJ domain-containing protein, which gives rise to MSETIEGLGRKKDPVKLKPGVDITTLKLSPEEGFLVSRISPGDTLESLLAVCGIPEPKAVVLLRGLIERGVVVGPSEVAGAGGMEAHDFDRAALAEATDLPEEIKKELLYREDMAGKWHHYEVLGLRPTATKDEIQKAYFALVRRLHPDRFYGKEMGSFAERLDRVVQRIRDAYETLSNAQRRAEYDRKTEFPLTFEELEALEEAQEKKLRDERRKVERRERLRKRAPLGERKRKATQFANEARKAASKEDWRQAANLYRLALTYDPGNEAMEALLEEADALSASTRAEDLLDRARSAEALGNLQEAEELLREAVKADPAGSNTLLTLVRFLLARGAKPDTVLGMAQKVTYLDRHSVEGWTLYGRVLVQLGEKSKAKKAFEQAVDLDETADEAKEALKKLRWTLF